From Polaribacter butkevichii, a single genomic window includes:
- a CDS encoding response regulator transcription factor: MNKSDFKILLVDDEPDILEIVGYNLKNEGYQIFTATNGQEAIKSAKKNIPHLILLDIMMPEMDGIEACEKIRKVKTLENVIISFLTARGEDYSQVAGFEAGADDYITKPIKPKVLVSKVKSLLRRLKTEKDSEETFKIGDIVIDRDEYVVYKAGKRISLPRKEFELFSLLTSKPGKVFKREVILDTVWGNEVVVGGRTIDVHIRKLREKIGDDHFKTVKGVGYKFVLEGAEH, from the coding sequence ATGAATAAAAGTGATTTTAAAATTTTATTAGTAGATGATGAGCCAGATATTTTAGAAATTGTTGGTTACAATTTAAAAAATGAAGGATATCAAATCTTTACAGCTACAAATGGACAAGAAGCCATAAAATCTGCTAAAAAAAATATTCCACATCTAATTTTATTAGATATTATGATGCCAGAAATGGACGGAATTGAAGCTTGTGAGAAAATTAGAAAAGTAAAAACACTAGAAAATGTTATTATTTCTTTCTTAACCGCAAGAGGAGAAGACTACTCGCAGGTAGCTGGTTTTGAAGCTGGTGCTGATGATTATATTACCAAACCGATAAAGCCAAAAGTTTTAGTAAGCAAGGTAAAATCTCTTTTACGTAGACTAAAAACTGAAAAAGATAGCGAAGAAACCTTTAAAATAGGAGATATTGTTATTGACAGAGATGAATATGTAGTTTACAAAGCAGGTAAAAGAATTTCTTTACCTAGAAAAGAATTTGAATTATTCTCTTTATTAACTTCTAAACCTGGTAAAGTTTTTAAGAGAGAAGTTATTTTAGACACTGTTTGGGGAAATGAAGTTGTTGTTGGTGGACGAACAATTGATGTACACATTAGAAAGCTTAGAGAAAAAATTGGTGATGATCACTTTAAAACTGTAAAAGGTGTTGGTTATAAGTTTGTTTTAGAAGGCGCAGAACATTAA
- a CDS encoding glycosyltransferase: MNATQNKIIVAPLNWGLGHATRCVPIINALLENNFTPIIASDGNAFTFLRKEFPNLEYLEIPTYAISYHRNLKLGFIFQLPRIIKAVRKEHQIINNFILKNKEVVGLISDNRFGVRSNLIPSVYITHQVNVLSGSTTFFTSYFHQKIIKKFDECWIPDTTNSTFSGKLSLTPKNINTNFIGVLSRFKKQELPKNIAVLVIISGPEPNRTLLENKLLSAFKNDIRNIVFVLGKVEAVQKKWISGNITFYNYVLSEELQNLVNSSEIVICRSGYSSIMDLAVLGKKVFFIPTKNQDEQEYLAEFLEQKKLAPFSKTEDFSKEEILKTANYKGLKTAETKLNSKLFSLFEGKRKL, from the coding sequence ATGAATGCTACCCAAAATAAAATAATTGTTGCACCCTTAAATTGGGGCTTAGGTCACGCAACGCGTTGTGTGCCAATTATAAATGCGTTGTTAGAAAACAATTTTACACCAATAATTGCATCAGACGGAAATGCTTTTACCTTTTTAAGAAAAGAATTTCCTAATTTAGAATATTTAGAAATCCCAACCTATGCTATTTCTTATCATAGAAATTTAAAGTTGGGATTCATTTTTCAGCTTCCTAGAATTATAAAAGCAGTTCGTAAAGAGCATCAAATTATAAATAACTTTATTCTTAAAAACAAAGAGGTTGTTGGTCTTATTTCTGATAATAGATTCGGTGTAAGAAGCAACTTAATTCCTTCTGTTTATATTACACATCAAGTAAATGTGTTGTCTGGTAGTACCACTTTCTTTACGAGTTATTTTCATCAAAAAATAATTAAGAAGTTTGATGAATGTTGGATTCCTGATACAACAAATTCTACTTTTTCAGGAAAATTGTCATTAACCCCAAAAAATATAAATACAAATTTTATAGGTGTTTTAAGCCGATTTAAAAAACAAGAATTACCCAAAAATATAGCGGTTTTAGTCATTATTTCTGGCCCAGAACCCAACAGAACTCTTTTAGAAAATAAATTGCTCTCAGCCTTTAAAAATGATATTAGAAATATTGTTTTTGTTTTAGGTAAAGTAGAAGCTGTGCAAAAAAAATGGATTTCAGGTAATATTACTTTTTACAACTATGTGCTTTCAGAAGAACTTCAAAATTTAGTTAATTCTAGTGAGATTGTTATTTGTAGGTCTGGTTATTCCTCTATAATGGATTTGGCTGTTTTAGGTAAAAAAGTGTTTTTTATTCCTACTAAAAATCAAGATGAACAAGAATATTTAGCTGAGTTTTTAGAGCAGAAAAAATTAGCTCCATTTTCTAAAACTGAAGATTTCTCGAAAGAAGAAATCTTAAAAACAGCAAATTATAAAGGTTTAAAAACAGCAGAAACTAAGTTAAACTCAAAATTATTTAGCCTTTTCGAGGGTAAAAGAAAACTCTGA
- the purD gene encoding phosphoribosylamine--glycine ligase: MNVLILGSGGREHAFAIKLLESKKINKLFVAPGNAGTDKIATNINISVTDFEAVKKITLENHIKMVVVGPEVPLVAGVHDFFLADEELKNIPVIGPKKDGALLEGSKDFSKQFMQKHGVPTARYESFTKENLTDGFAFLETLEPPYVLKADGLAAGKGVLILNSLEEAKTELEEMVSNQKFGDASTTVVIEEFLKGIELSVFVLTDGKSYKILPSAKDYKRIGEGDAGLNTGGMGAISPVPFADKAFLDKVEELVVKPTITGLQKDGIDYRGFIFIGLMNDNGNPSVVEYNVRMGDPETEVVLPRINSDLFDLFEGVAHQNLNEKSFSVTNQTATTVMLVSGGYPEAYEKNKEITGFDTVEESFVFHAGTTIKDNKVVTSGGRVMAITSFGDTIEEALEKSYRSIDKIHFDKMNYRKDIGFDLV; the protein is encoded by the coding sequence ATGAATGTACTTATTTTAGGTTCTGGAGGTAGAGAACACGCTTTTGCTATTAAATTATTAGAAAGTAAAAAAATTAATAAACTTTTTGTAGCGCCAGGAAATGCTGGTACAGATAAAATAGCAACTAACATTAATATTAGTGTTACCGATTTTGAAGCTGTTAAGAAAATTACCTTAGAAAACCATATAAAAATGGTCGTTGTTGGTCCAGAAGTACCTTTGGTAGCTGGCGTACACGATTTCTTTTTAGCGGATGAAGAATTGAAAAACATTCCGGTAATTGGACCTAAAAAAGACGGAGCTTTATTAGAAGGATCTAAGGATTTCTCTAAGCAATTTATGCAAAAACACGGCGTTCCAACAGCTCGTTACGAGTCTTTCACGAAAGAGAACTTAACCGATGGTTTTGCTTTCTTAGAAACCCTAGAACCACCTTACGTGTTAAAAGCAGATGGTTTAGCAGCAGGAAAAGGAGTGTTAATTTTAAACTCTTTAGAAGAAGCAAAAACCGAATTAGAAGAAATGGTTTCTAATCAGAAATTCGGAGATGCATCTACAACCGTGGTTATCGAAGAATTTTTAAAAGGAATAGAATTATCTGTCTTTGTGTTAACAGACGGAAAAAGTTATAAAATTTTACCTTCAGCCAAAGATTATAAAAGAATCGGCGAAGGAGATGCAGGTTTAAATACTGGTGGAATGGGCGCAATTTCTCCTGTACCATTTGCAGACAAAGCCTTTTTAGATAAAGTAGAAGAATTGGTTGTAAAACCTACCATTACTGGTTTACAAAAAGACGGAATCGATTATAGAGGTTTTATCTTTATTGGATTAATGAACGATAATGGAAACCCTTCTGTGGTTGAGTACAATGTAAGAATGGGAGATCCAGAAACAGAAGTTGTATTACCAAGAATAAATTCTGATTTATTTGACTTATTCGAAGGTGTTGCACATCAAAATTTAAATGAAAAATCTTTTTCTGTAACAAATCAAACAGCAACAACGGTAATGTTGGTTTCTGGAGGCTATCCAGAAGCGTACGAGAAAAACAAAGAAATTACAGGTTTCGATACTGTAGAAGAATCTTTCGTTTTTCATGCCGGAACTACCATTAAAGATAATAAAGTAGTTACAAGCGGAGGTAGGGTAATGGCTATAACTTCTTTCGGAGACACTATAGAAGAGGCTTTAGAAAAAAGTTACAGAAGTATAGATAAGATTCATTTCGATAAAATGAACTACAGAAAAGATATTGGTTTCGATTTAGTGTAG
- a CDS encoding sensor histidine kinase, whose product MKIKKTYSYALWSALYLTILSFTIGIISYFLYTKHLGISTVILAIFTLFIISFFIIQYRTEHFIYRRLKKIYEDVSILDVNDLRRDSVTTDIEKLSKRMQRFVEGKRLEIKSLTERDSFRRDFLGNVAHELKTPLFTVQGYILTLIEGAVNDKEIRTKYLERANKGVERLVAVIKDLDMIAKLENDGMKPKKVVFNILELVQNVFDLFEMKAKKRNIILKFDRIYEFPLFVKGDIEKIEQVLINLVVNSIKYGKPNGTTIVTVESYNENKFIVKTIDNGEGIKPQHLSRLFERFYRVDQSRSREQGGSGLGLSIVKHIIEAHDETILLKSTYGEGSEFSFTLEKAK is encoded by the coding sequence ATGAAAATAAAAAAAACGTATTCATACGCACTTTGGTCTGCATTATATTTAACCATACTATCATTTACAATTGGTATCATTTCTTATTTTCTATACACAAAACACTTAGGAATTAGCACAGTTATTCTAGCCATTTTTACTCTCTTCATCATTTCTTTTTTTATCATTCAATATAGAACAGAACATTTTATCTATAGACGTCTTAAAAAGATCTATGAAGATGTATCTATTTTAGATGTAAATGACTTACGTAGAGATTCTGTTACTACAGATATTGAAAAACTGTCTAAAAGAATGCAACGCTTTGTAGAAGGTAAAAGACTAGAAATAAAAAGTTTAACCGAAAGAGACTCTTTTAGAAGAGACTTTTTAGGAAACGTTGCACACGAACTTAAAACACCTTTATTTACAGTACAAGGTTATATTTTAACCTTAATTGAAGGTGCTGTAAACGATAAGGAAATTAGAACAAAATATCTAGAAAGAGCTAATAAAGGAGTAGAAAGACTGGTTGCTGTTATTAAAGATTTAGATATGATTGCTAAGTTAGAAAATGACGGAATGAAACCTAAAAAGGTTGTTTTTAACATTTTAGAATTGGTGCAAAATGTTTTTGATTTGTTTGAAATGAAAGCAAAAAAAAGAAACATCATTTTAAAGTTTGATAGAATTTATGAGTTTCCTCTTTTTGTAAAAGGTGATATAGAAAAAATTGAACAAGTTTTAATAAATTTAGTGGTTAACTCTATTAAATACGGAAAACCCAACGGCACCACTATTGTTACCGTAGAAAGCTACAACGAAAATAAATTTATTGTAAAAACCATTGATAATGGAGAAGGAATTAAACCACAACATCTTTCTCGTCTTTTTGAAAGATTCTATAGAGTAGACCAAAGTAGATCTAGAGAACAAGGTGGTTCTGGTTTGGGCTTATCTATTGTAAAACACATTATAGAAGCGCATGATGAAACCATTTTGTTAAAAAGTACTTACGGAGAAGGATCAGAGTTTTCTTTTACCCTCGAAAAGGCTAAATAA
- a CDS encoding 3'-5' exonuclease: MNLSVKLNDVLFLDIETVPEQENWQLLSKETQELYAKKTEYQRKEEFSASEFYERAGIWAEFGKIICISVGYFVDVKNKKQLRLTSFFGDDEHQLLSDFKVLLDKHFAKKSNVLCAHNGKEFDFPFIARRMIVHQIELPKKLNLFGKKPWEVPHLDTLELWKFGDYKHYTSLKLLTSILGIPSPKDDIDGSEVADVYYKEKNIQRIVTYCEKDTVAVAQILLRFNNQELLKEEDIVSV; encoded by the coding sequence ATGAATTTATCCGTAAAATTAAATGATGTACTTTTTTTAGATATCGAAACTGTTCCTGAACAAGAAAATTGGCAACTGCTATCTAAAGAAACACAAGAACTTTATGCAAAGAAAACCGAGTATCAACGTAAGGAAGAGTTTAGCGCTTCTGAGTTTTATGAACGAGCAGGTATTTGGGCAGAGTTTGGTAAAATTATCTGCATTTCTGTGGGGTATTTTGTGGATGTAAAAAATAAGAAACAACTACGTTTAACATCTTTTTTTGGTGATGATGAGCATCAACTTTTAAGTGATTTTAAAGTGTTATTAGATAAACACTTTGCTAAAAAAAGCAATGTGTTATGTGCACATAACGGTAAAGAATTTGATTTTCCTTTTATTGCTAGAAGAATGATTGTACATCAAATAGAATTGCCTAAAAAGCTAAATTTATTTGGTAAAAAACCGTGGGAAGTTCCACATTTAGATACACTAGAATTATGGAAGTTTGGCGATTATAAACATTATACATCGTTAAAACTATTAACGTCTATTTTAGGGATTCCATCTCCAAAGGATGATATTGATGGGAGTGAAGTAGCTGATGTTTATTATAAAGAAAAAAATATACAAAGAATTGTAACTTACTGTGAAAAGGATACTGTTGCAGTTGCGCAAATTTTATTACGTTTTAATAATCAAGAATTATTAAAAGAGGAAGATATTGTAAGTGTTTAA
- a CDS encoding T9SS type A sorting domain-containing protein, producing MKKNYFFTFMLTLCLTGVSFGQEMLLNGGLENWDDDVTPTSWTKAEAVTKSTEAHSGSFSAFRNGGSGTKDLSQTITGVVPGESYTISFWYKVTTGDDKDARIWCTWKNGSATIYHVGDGNDRSNDPLRGPQDGYLDNNGGVWTKYEVTVTAPAAVDAFYFEVRSYSNSLTYFDDLSFVKNATASLKNNSIEGFATYPNPITDKKITIASNSSDIKEVSIFNVIGKKVFSTSFSGLKKNLDVSTINSGIYILKVTETGKTATKKLVIR from the coding sequence ATGAAAAAAAATTACTTTTTTACTTTTATGCTTACACTTTGTTTAACTGGAGTTTCTTTTGGACAAGAAATGCTGTTAAATGGAGGTTTAGAAAATTGGGATGATGATGTTACCCCAACAAGTTGGACGAAAGCAGAGGCTGTAACAAAGTCTACAGAGGCACATTCTGGCTCTTTTTCTGCTTTTAGAAATGGAGGTTCTGGTACAAAAGATTTATCTCAAACAATTACTGGTGTTGTTCCTGGTGAGAGCTATACAATTAGTTTTTGGTATAAAGTTACTACCGGAGATGATAAAGATGCTAGAATTTGGTGTACTTGGAAAAACGGAAGTGCAACTATTTATCATGTAGGTGATGGAAATGACCGCTCTAATGATCCTTTAAGAGGTCCGCAGGATGGATATTTAGATAATAATGGTGGTGTTTGGACTAAGTACGAAGTTACTGTTACTGCTCCTGCAGCTGTAGATGCTTTTTATTTTGAGGTAAGGTCTTACTCTAATTCATTAACTTATTTTGATGATTTATCATTTGTAAAAAATGCTACTGCTTCTTTAAAGAATAATTCAATAGAAGGTTTTGCCACGTATCCAAACCCAATTACAGATAAAAAAATCACTATAGCTAGTAATAGTTCAGATATTAAAGAAGTGTCTATTTTTAATGTTATTGGTAAAAAAGTGTTTTCAACTTCTTTTTCTGGTTTAAAGAAAAATTTAGATGTTTCTACAATTAATTCAGGAATCTATATTTTAAAAGTTACAGAAACTGGTAAAACGGCTACTAAAAAATTAGTGATTAGGTAA
- a CDS encoding ABC-F family ATP-binding cassette domain-containing protein — protein sequence MNYLSVENISKSYGERVLFEDISFGISKDQKVAFVAKNGSGKTSILNIIAGLDVPDSGQVVSRKGISIAYLAQKDDIDPKLTIEETIFATDNKILSIVNQYEKALKNLDDTDAYQAAFEQMEHYNAWDFETQYRQILSKLKLDDLTLKVGALSGGQRKRLSLAIVLINKPDLLILDEPTNHLDLEMIEWLEAFFAKEKITLFMVTHDRYFLERVCNEILELDEGKIYKYKGNYSYYLQNKEERLALEATNLGKAKSLFKKELEWMRKQPKARTTKSKSRTDDFYQIKEKAHQRRQDHQVQLEINMERLGSKILELHKVSKSFGDKKILDNFDYVFKRGERVGIIGKNGTGKSSFLNIITQTAPVDAGKVILGETVKYGYYTQAGIDIKEGQKVIDVVKEFGEFIPLTKGRKISASQLLERFLFDKKKQYDFVERLSGGEQKRLYLCAVLIQNPNFLILDEPTNDLDVVTLNVLENFLLDYPGNLLVVSHDRYFMDKIVDALFVFRGEGVVDNFPGNYSDFRAYDDGTALTEAPEKTSVKKDDKKASKKTTKNALSFNEKREFGALEGDIERLQKRKATIEKQFLNVEIAPDDIAKKSEELQETITSLEQKEERWLELSMKLED from the coding sequence GTGAATTATTTATCTGTAGAAAACATCTCTAAGTCTTATGGAGAACGCGTGTTATTTGAAGACATCTCTTTTGGAATTAGTAAAGACCAAAAAGTTGCCTTTGTAGCTAAAAACGGAAGTGGTAAAACTTCTATCCTTAATATTATTGCAGGTTTAGACGTACCAGATTCTGGACAAGTGGTTAGCAGAAAAGGCATTTCTATTGCTTATTTAGCTCAAAAAGATGACATAGATCCTAAACTAACTATAGAAGAAACCATCTTTGCAACCGATAATAAAATTCTTTCTATTGTTAATCAATATGAAAAAGCTTTAAAAAACTTAGATGATACAGATGCATACCAAGCTGCCTTTGAGCAAATGGAGCATTACAATGCTTGGGATTTTGAAACACAATACAGACAAATTTTATCTAAATTAAAATTAGACGATTTAACGCTTAAAGTAGGAGCGCTTTCTGGAGGACAAAGAAAACGCCTTTCTTTAGCCATTGTTTTAATTAATAAACCCGATTTATTAATTTTAGATGAACCTACAAATCATTTAGATTTAGAAATGATTGAATGGCTAGAAGCCTTTTTTGCAAAAGAAAAGATTACCTTATTTATGGTTACTCATGATCGTTACTTTTTAGAACGCGTGTGTAATGAAATTTTAGAGTTAGATGAAGGTAAAATATATAAATACAAAGGAAATTACTCTTACTATTTACAAAATAAAGAAGAACGTTTAGCTTTAGAGGCAACCAATTTAGGGAAAGCTAAAAGTTTATTTAAAAAAGAATTAGAATGGATGCGAAAGCAACCAAAGGCTAGAACTACAAAATCGAAGTCTAGAACAGATGATTTTTATCAAATTAAAGAAAAAGCACATCAACGTAGGCAAGATCATCAGGTTCAATTAGAAATTAACATGGAGCGCTTAGGAAGTAAAATTCTTGAACTTCATAAAGTATCTAAATCTTTTGGTGATAAGAAGATTCTAGACAATTTCGATTATGTTTTTAAACGTGGAGAACGTGTAGGAATTATAGGTAAAAACGGAACAGGAAAATCATCTTTTTTAAATATTATTACACAAACCGCTCCTGTAGATGCTGGTAAAGTTATTTTAGGTGAAACGGTAAAGTACGGTTATTATACACAAGCTGGTATCGATATTAAAGAAGGACAAAAGGTTATTGATGTTGTTAAAGAGTTTGGAGAATTTATCCCTTTAACTAAAGGAAGAAAAATTTCTGCATCACAACTATTAGAACGTTTTTTGTTTGATAAAAAGAAACAATACGATTTTGTTGAAAGACTATCTGGAGGAGAGCAAAAACGTTTGTATTTATGTGCTGTTTTAATTCAGAATCCTAATTTTTTAATTTTAGATGAGCCTACTAACGATTTAGATGTTGTAACCCTAAATGTGTTAGAAAACTTCTTATTAGATTACCCCGGAAACCTTTTAGTAGTTTCTCACGACCGTTATTTTATGGATAAAATTGTAGATGCCCTTTTTGTTTTTAGAGGCGAAGGTGTTGTTGATAATTTTCCAGGAAATTACTCAGATTTTAGAGCCTACGATGACGGTACTGCTTTAACTGAAGCTCCTGAAAAAACATCCGTAAAAAAAGACGATAAAAAAGCTTCCAAAAAAACAACTAAAAATGCCTTAAGTTTTAATGAAAAAAGAGAGTTTGGTGCTTTAGAAGGTGATATTGAAAGACTTCAAAAAAGAAAAGCAACCATAGAAAAACAGTTTTTAAATGTAGAAATTGCTCCGGATGATATTGCTAAAAAATCTGAAGAGCTACAAGAAACTATAACAAGTTTAGAGCAAAAAGAAGAACGCTGGTTAGAGCTTTCTATGAAATTAGAAGATTAA
- a CDS encoding M4 family metallopeptidase, giving the protein MMYKNFKNVVITCFFLIGLLTTNAQEGKNTKFIKLNDSSKKSLQRAPDILRKKLKLSPDENLLKIKTETDKLGFTHEKYQQQFKGIKVEFANYIAHSKNNSIKTMNGSFYDVGKVNTIPNISKETAFTKAISYIDAKQYLWQNPEEAKIMNNYKKPVGELLILPKEITKHKKARLVYKFDIYATKPISRNYIYVDAHSGKVVYKDAIIKHLNSSKKHGSHKKTETPNVNTAFVAGNAATKYSGNQNIETTLSGGNYILRETSRGNGIETYNMELRINYNSAIDFTDNDNNWTASEHANSDEDNAALDAHWGAEKTYDYFYQTYNRNSYDNNGAAIKSYVHFDLIEYGYSNQDNAFWNGSVMTYGDGTSFSPLTSLDIAAHEIGHAVCENTANLTYSYESGAMNEGFSDIWAASVEYYADPTKDTWLLGEEIGGPIRSLSNPNAYGQPDTYKGTNWYSGSGDNGGVHYNSGVLNHWFYILSVGKSGTNDNGDSYNVTGINITKAAAIAYRTESVYLSSGSQYADARTAGIQSAEDLYGVNSPEVIATTNAFYAVGIGAEFVQTCTLEAPSNLSATSITNNSFTLSWNAVSNAASYDVTVGAATTNVTTTSFNATNLLSGTTYNVSVIANCSSGGSGTSTSTNITTTGSTPLSYCNAASTNVNDEYISKVQLGTINNTSGGQFYSDFTSISTNLNKGGVYTLTVTPTWTGTSYSEGYAAWIDYNQDGDFNDAGEQILSQNATKTTPVNTTITIPNSALNGTTRMRISMKYNGTPTSCESFNYGEVEDYTVQIDNETQTVDTTAPIITLNGASTINLTVGDTYNELGATATDNIDGDITANITTSGNVNTAIEGTYTITYNVTDTSNNSSSTTRTVLVSAAITGSTTILHEAFFESGWNGWSDGGTDCFRYTGSRSYEGNYSIRIRDNSGIGSAMTSPTFNLTSYNSVEIEFYFYSYSMENGEDFWLRYYNGSSWTTVAAWASGTNFENNNYYTAKITLNNADVNFATNAAFRFQNDASNNSDYIYIDQVTIKGIVGNGVTENSINALPSTNTGFTANNNLFNGDKMIYPNPAIDILNINPNFSLLSSNYSITNVLGQIISSGIIKNNAVNISTLKKGIYLIKLTDEEETFTRKFIKQ; this is encoded by the coding sequence TTACTAAAAATTAAAACCGAAACAGACAAATTAGGTTTTACACATGAAAAATATCAACAACAATTTAAAGGTATTAAAGTAGAATTTGCAAACTACATTGCCCACTCTAAGAACAACTCTATAAAAACTATGAACGGAAGTTTTTACGATGTCGGCAAAGTAAACACCATCCCAAACATCTCTAAAGAAACAGCTTTTACAAAAGCCATTTCATATATTGATGCAAAACAGTACCTATGGCAAAACCCTGAAGAAGCCAAAATAATGAACAATTATAAAAAACCTGTTGGAGAACTTTTAATTTTACCTAAAGAAATTACAAAACACAAAAAAGCAAGGTTAGTATATAAGTTTGATATCTATGCCACTAAGCCTATTAGTAGAAATTATATATATGTAGATGCACATTCTGGTAAAGTTGTTTATAAAGATGCAATTATAAAGCATCTTAACAGTTCTAAGAAACATGGTTCTCATAAAAAAACAGAAACACCAAACGTAAACACCGCATTTGTTGCAGGAAATGCGGCTACAAAATACAGTGGAAATCAAAATATTGAAACAACTTTAAGTGGTGGGAACTATATTTTAAGAGAAACCTCTAGAGGAAATGGAATTGAGACCTATAATATGGAACTTAGAATTAATTACAATTCTGCCATTGATTTTACTGATAACGACAACAATTGGACCGCATCTGAACACGCTAATTCTGATGAAGACAATGCTGCTTTAGACGCACATTGGGGTGCCGAAAAAACATATGATTATTTTTATCAAACCTATAACAGAAATAGTTACGATAATAATGGTGCCGCTATAAAAAGTTATGTACATTTTGATCTGATAGAATATGGTTACTCTAATCAAGATAATGCTTTCTGGAATGGATCTGTAATGACTTACGGAGACGGTACAAGTTTTTCTCCTTTAACTTCTTTAGATATTGCTGCTCACGAAATTGGGCATGCAGTATGCGAAAACACAGCAAACCTAACCTACTCTTATGAGTCTGGAGCAATGAATGAAGGGTTTTCTGATATTTGGGCTGCAAGCGTAGAATATTATGCAGATCCTACAAAAGACACTTGGTTGTTAGGTGAAGAAATTGGAGGCCCAATTAGATCTTTATCTAACCCAAATGCTTACGGACAACCAGATACTTATAAGGGCACAAACTGGTACTCTGGCTCAGGAGATAATGGTGGGGTACATTATAATAGTGGGGTTTTAAATCATTGGTTTTATATTTTATCCGTAGGAAAAAGCGGAACAAATGATAATGGAGATTCTTATAACGTTACAGGTATTAACATTACAAAAGCTGCTGCAATTGCCTACAGAACAGAGAGCGTATACTTATCTTCTGGATCTCAATATGCAGATGCAAGAACAGCAGGAATACAATCTGCAGAAGACTTATATGGTGTAAATAGCCCCGAAGTTATTGCAACTACCAATGCTTTTTACGCGGTAGGTATTGGAGCAGAATTTGTACAAACATGCACATTAGAAGCTCCTAGTAACTTAAGTGCTACTTCTATTACAAACAACAGTTTTACCTTATCATGGAACGCAGTATCAAACGCAGCATCTTATGACGTAACAGTAGGAGCAGCAACAACCAATGTTACGACCACCTCTTTTAATGCCACAAATTTACTTTCCGGAACAACTTATAACGTTTCTGTAATTGCCAATTGCAGTTCTGGTGGAAGCGGAACATCTACAAGTACCAATATAACAACAACAGGTAGCACACCACTTTCTTATTGTAACGCTGCAAGTACAAATGTAAATGATGAATATATTAGTAAGGTACAACTAGGAACTATAAACAATACTTCTGGAGGACAATTTTATTCTGATTTTACAAGTATTTCAACCAACTTAAATAAAGGAGGCGTTTACACACTAACAGTAACTCCTACCTGGACAGGAACTTCATACTCTGAAGGATATGCTGCTTGGATTGATTACAACCAAGATGGCGATTTTAATGACGCAGGAGAACAAATTCTATCTCAAAACGCAACCAAAACAACACCTGTTAATACAACAATAACAATACCAAATTCCGCTTTAAACGGAACAACTAGAATGCGTATTTCTATGAAATACAACGGTACACCAACCTCTTGCGAATCTTTTAATTATGGTGAGGTTGAAGATTATACCGTTCAAATCGATAACGAAACACAAACAGTAGATACAACTGCTCCAATTATCACTTTAAATGGTGCATCAACAATAAATTTAACCGTTGGCGATACTTATAATGAGCTTGGTGCAACTGCAACCGATAATATAGATGGAGATATTACGGCCAACATTACTACCTCTGGAAATGTAAATACCGCAATCGAAGGAACCTACACTATAACTTACAACGTAACTGACACTTCTAACAACAGCAGCTCTACCACAAGAACAGTTCTAGTTTCTGCGGCTATAACAGGTTCTACAACAATACTACATGAAGCCTTTTTTGAATCTGGTTGGAACGGATGGTCTGACGGAGGAACTGATTGTTTTAGATACACCGGTTCTCGCTCTTATGAAGGTAATTATTCAATAAGAATTAGAGACAATTCTGGTATAGGTTCTGCAATGACATCACCAACATTTAATTTAACGAGTTACAATTCTGTAGAAATAGAATTCTATTTTTATTCTTATTCTATGGAAAACGGAGAAGATTTTTGGTTACGTTATTACAATGGATCATCTTGGACTACAGTAGCTGCTTGGGCAAGTGGAACAAATTTTGAAAACAACAATTATTACACAGCAAAAATTACTTTAAATAATGCTGATGTTAATTTTGCAACCAATGCTGCTTTTAGATTTCAAAATGACGCCTCTAATAATAGCGATTACATTTACATAGACCAAGTAACTATTAAAGGTATTGTTGGCAATGGAGTTACCGAAAACTCTATAAACGCACTACCATCTACAAATACAGGCTTTACAGCAAATAACAATTTATTTAATGGAGATAAAATGATCTATCCAAATCCCGCTATAGATATCTTAAACATCAATCCTAATTTTAGTTTACTTTCATCTAATTATAGCATTACAAATGTATTAGGTCAAATAATAAGTTCAGGTATTATTAAAAATAATGCTGTAAATATTAGCACTCTAAAAAAAGGAATTTATTTAATAAAACTAACAGATGAAGAAGAAACATTTACTCGAAAATTTATAAAACAATAA